Genomic segment of Plasmodium brasilianum strain Bolivian I chromosome 8, whole genome shotgun sequence:
TAACGAAttgttaaaaatgtatatcttAAAAATTGGTAAGCCCTTAATTCGcttcttaatatttattagtaaCGTTGactatgtacataaaaatatccTATCTTTAATTCTATCACCTGTAGAAAATTCTACACAAATGGATGTAAAACATAACCTACTAGCATCAGAACAACACAACAGGCACTACATTCAAGAGTggaaaaaaatcaaatattaCATGAACAAATTCTGTCAGATGAACAAGCTCTCTTTATTTATACGACGCTATGATGGAGAGGGAAGGGAGATAATGGAAGAAATCTCCCTAGAAGGAAAGGAAGAAAAGGCAAAAAATGAGGAGCACCTGACTGAAGAAAACAGTGCAAAGGGCAGGAGCGGCAACTATGCTAGCAGTAATATTGGTAGCACTAACTATGCTAGCAGTAATATTGGTAGCACGAACCATGTTAGCACAAACATTGGTAGCATCAACCAAGCAAGCAGTAGCAACAGCACACTGCTAGACTGCATCCTGGAATTAAAGCAGaatcataattatttcaaGTTACTACTATCGCATGAtgaaaaaatgtgtataaatTTTCTGCTTAATGCAAATAATCAGAACAATAGTTTTcactttaatttattttataatacatatatagaaaGTAATCTTCAAAATATGATTCATGAGAATAAGTTGGTATACTACATTGAGtacataaaaagtaaaaacaaCGTTAAGAGGAAAAACTCAATAAAGAACTTCTTTAAGGAAAATTTGAATTTACGCGGattaaaaggaataaaagaATGTATACAATCCAAggaaaatgacaaaaaaataaataaaaaaaggaagagtAACATGGGAAATACGTGTAGTAATCTTtcaaaaaagacaaaaatcTGCTTACAAGAAAATGTGCATAATCCATGTAGCTGTTCTAGTATAAGTAATAGTACCATCTGCTGTTGTAACGTTATGAGTAACGCACAGAAGAACAGTTGCAGCACTGGAAGTCAATGTGATAGTAATGACCATGATGTACAcacaaaggaaaaaattatgtatgaTTTGCATGAAGTAATTAAAGCTAGCAGTTGTGTTCTTTCgaaaatatattgttgtcatataaaattaagcttttttttcagcatttttttttacaaaagttATGATATTCATAAAGTACTGTCCAGTTCTCTATTTATCTATAgtaagaaatttaaaaattttaaaaaagataaccataaaattataaaatttatgaacataAACAACATGACTCACTTTTTTATCGTGAAATTTTTACTTAAGCTGTTGAATGGAGTGCGAAGTTCTCGCTGTAATTTGATTTATGTGAGGGGGGGGGCCAAACAGCATTTATCAACCCGTGGCAAAGTTTCGTCAACCCAATGCACCGCTTCATCATTTGACTTCACCTCATGCTACACATTCTTGGAATACTCACTGCGCAAGGATACAAACACGGCAAACACCTTTTTGAATTACTtgaacaaaattatattacacctttgtgaaaaaagaagagaaaacaTGGTTCTAAgtgtaataataacatttacaatatataacTTTATGAGTTATACGCGTGGAAAAACGAGTGTAATtgaaaatttagaaattCTTAGTCTATCTGAAATATGcaatgatatatttaaatattgtatCATCGGTACATTACTTAAagagaataatttttatatcgATAGTGAGACAAGATACATGACACATGAtgatatatacaattatgaGTTAAGAAatcatttgaaaataattccaaataatataaataaagaaatttttcagttagttaattttaaaaagtgtaTATTTGATAAgggtatttataaaaagatacaagtcataaaaattattaaaaagaatatagtAAACAACTTGTACACGTCAGAAATTTTaaactatatttattacaataCTTTATATTTGCTTATTCATTTCATTATGAATATACGTTTTTATTACACTCTTTTTACCAACACCTACAAGAGGAGTGCTCATTACTTTTGCCCTGACGTTTGTCATATTGAGAGGGGAAGCTGCGGGTTTACGGCGATCGACACTGCTAATGGTAGCAGTAGTGATACAAGTGCCAACATAGCTAGCAATTCAGACAGTAACAATATAGCTAGCAATTCAGACAGCAACAATATAGCTAGCAATTCAGACAGCAACAATATAGCTAGCAATTCAGACAGCAACAATATAGCTAGCAGTTCCAACAGTGCCAAGACGTCTAACAATGTTAACACGTCTAACAATGTTAACACGTCTAACAATGTTAACACGTCTAACAGTGTTAACACTTCTAACAATGTTAACACTTCTAACAGTGCTAAGCAGGAAGAGAAGGATGACAAGTGTTCAACCGCATTAACTGTGGACCCTGATTTACGCGTGAATGAATATAATCTAGTAGGGAAGAACTTAAGTATCCCCTCTTTAGACGAAGAAATGTGCGATAAATCTGATAAGGAAAGGTGCTTCCTCCTTTTGACGCTTAGGAGACAGAACAACAGTTactttagaaaaaaaatgtacataataaaattttataataatattaagaaaaagcTAATAAAAGATATGAAGATATACACATTAGCAAGTAGCGTTAAtaagtacataaaaaatttgagtGAAGACAAGCTTTTTTTAGAAACAATTTTTAAGTACGATAATTCCCCCCTGTTCACGCATTCGCTGGCGCTTCAAGTGCACAACGGGCGGGGGTATTCCCCTACATTAGGAAGAGAAGTAAACGAAGTAACAAGTAGAATACAGAGTAGAGTACCATACAATGCTCCATTTATTGCACCATGTAATGTTCCATGTCCAGCGGAAGAGAAACGAGTGGGACCCAACATATCAGACACAGCTAGGGAAAAAATACTGGGAGAAGGTAGACCTAAGAATGAAAATGATAACAGTGCCACGTGTTATATACATGCAAATGGCAATGATGACTGTATGGTAGACGCTTTACAGAAAATAGAAAACATCTACTTCTTTGTTAAAGAGATTAATAATATGGTTTCTTATATTGTTCATAATGGAAAGGCGGTTTATAATACAGTAGAGTATGTTTTTGAAAATTGCAAGTCTCATATGAAAAGGAGTTTAtgcctttatttttatttctacgAAATATCGGATGAACAGTTTTGCTCAAATAAAACAGAGGTAAATAGAGAGGAGAATGGAAATAACATGGAGCATGGAAATGCCTCCAGCACCCACGGGAATGATACCCTATGCATGTTTCActataaaagaaagaaggAAACGTCCATCGTCTATTTCAACGAGTTTGTAGATTATATCATATGTACAATTATGAACAAACGTtataagaaagaaaaaattctGTATTGGtcagaatttttttacagttcaaaaaattatgcttCAATAAactttcatctttttttttatttatgttcatTGATGAAGAGACTTACAAGAATGAGCAATGGAATGAGCAATGGAATGAGCAGTGGGATGAGCAGTGGGATGAGCAGTGGGATGAGCAGTGGGATGAGCAGTGGGAAAGACCACGTAGTTAAAAAGAAAGTTGATACAGGATGTGACAAGGACTTGACCACTACGTGCAACAACAGAACATCCATTGATATATTaaagaggaaaataaaaatatgtgaacgcatataccttttttatttgtttaaaatttgtctgcttttaaatattagtatatacgaaacttttgattttttaatttcactgataagtattttgtttaattatgatttttatcagttttatataaataaaaagatttaCAGcatagaaaaagaagaacagAAGAATGTTAAATCATTTCTGAAGTGCATAGAGGAAGAgagaacatatattttttataagtatGACCACATGGTATTCATGGAAagcattaattatataagtgggtctatatttttaagaaagtATACAAAAACGTTAGTCCTTAAGAGCTTTTGTTTTGTTAATATCCTTTTTCATGTAGTACCGTTGAAGAACATAATAATCGATATGCATGATATAAATTCTGTACCacttaaggaaaaaaaaagggaaaaacgAAGAGAAAAAAACTTAGACGAATATTTAGAAGAATTTAAATTGGAAAATTTTAACacaaaagataataaaaataaattcctCAAGCTGCGGATGAAACATACGGAGCAAAGAGAGAGGGAAATAAAATCGCTCACTAGCAAAATATGTAATGACAAACAAATGATGCCGACTGATGAGTTAAAAAGCTGTAGTAATAAGAACGGCGTTAAAGTTGACATCCAAAGTGGAGAGAAAAAAGTTGATCTAGCTCAAGTGCAAAACGGAGCGAGTTCGTACAATTTATGTGGGGAAGGCACCGACATTCTCAGTAACCCAAAGGAAGATACTGAACAGAAGAGCAGTAGGAGAAtcaatgtaaataataagagcaatagtaatagttGCAATAGTAATAGTTGCAATAGGATTAACATCAGAAGTAGTAGTGTTAATAAGGAGGGAAATGGAGAATGCAGATTCTTTTGTGAGGACCAAGCAAGAGAGTGCACCAGTACACGTATGACAGAGGAGAAGGGTACATATGAAGACTATGTTACGTCGGACTGCTCAGAAAAATTTAGCGCATCATCTAGTGATAGTGCTACGATAAGTGATCATTTAGATAGTTAtagaaaatttgaaaaatacaaaataaatgagaaaaagGATGATATGGAAAAGGTATATAAGAGAAAGAAGCATTTTTggatttttaaaattttaaaatatttttatattcggTCGTTTCTATGTTTTAGCAAAAGCAAATCAGAGGAAgaacatttttatgaaagaaagaaacagtttatttatttttttttcccgaaaattttaaaaaaaaaagaaaaaaaaaataccaatAAAATGGTAAATCATGATTTGTATATccttaagaaaaaattaataaaagaatataattttttaaatatgtgtaaTCATGCCGTTATGTTAAAATGGGTATGTCTTCGATTATTTATATTGCAAAAATATGAGTACCAAACATTTAGTTCGTTCGaaatttttgattttatttttaaaaaattaaattcactaaaaatggaaaagccGTTTGTTTTTACCATATCCTTGGACACCTTACCACTGACGTACGAAAATGTAGATATAAAGTACGCACTTTATTTGTTCATCGAGCGTATAAACAATCATTTGGCCCTTTTGTTTGACAAGTACAACAAACTGTACAGAAAGCTCTGCCAAAAGAGTTCACATGATAGTACTCTAGAGGGTAAAGATGGTGAAGAAGGGAAGAAAGAGCAAGAGAGAGAAAAATCGAAACAGAAACGGAATGAATGtgaaagtgaaaaaaaaggcGAAGGGATAATGAGAAATAAACAGGAGGAAAAAATCGATCTAGTGCTAAATCAGATAAACGTTTATTTctctaattttatattaacattttaccCCCATTTTTTGAAGTCAAGTTTAtcatatgatattttttttaaattgtttaaCATGTATcttaatttgtatttaataagtaaaaagaataaaaccATTTCGGTAAGATCTCCTGTgtatttaattcttttaatctTTGTTCACTATACTAACGTGAGTAAATACATGATGTTTTCATACTTTACTACcctaataaattattttaagtcGACTGATCCATCTGAAGTGTTCTGGGTGGACGCGCTAAGTCATGAAACCGTTTTACTGCTTTGGAGGTAAAGGATGAAAAGACATATGAGGAAAAAgcggaaaaaaaataaagcaaaacaaaaaaaaatataacagtaCAAAACTAAATGAGCAGCAGTTTGCGTATTAatgcattcttttttttttttacattaacaCAACTGtgttttctaaattttttattcatttggaCGTGTGCCTCTTTTGTTGTAACTTTATGCCATTTTGTTGAAAttgtttgattttttttttcttttctttcattttgtaGAGAAAGCGTGGAATATTTTCTGCAAAACAGCAGCAAGGAAGAAGGGGTTTTATTTGATGACGTGCTAGTTAAGTGCGACACGCAGtcaatttatttgttttatcaGATGTTAGTTTTTAACGTCATTTAATGGAATTTGTTATTTAGAGGGaaattaaggaaaaataagaaaaaataagaaaaattaaggaaaaataagaaaaaataaggaaaaataagaaaaaacgagaaaaaataagaaaaattaaggaaaaataagaaaaaataagaaaaaataagaaaaaacgaGAAAATAccagaaaaaatgaaaaaaaataaataagaataaaaaaggaaaaaaaaaaaagtattatttttttgtctaATTAACATAAAAGTGCATTTTCATTCGTTTGCACACGcgttatttcattttattttattttttttattttttaaagtgttcgaacttttttgtttataagtGGTATGCAGTGTATgctatataattctttactTAGACGATTATACAAACGTTTACTCAGTCATTTACCCAACTGTTTATacaaatgttttattttttttcttctttttttttttttttgtgtcgtaacatattttttggtATCGCTGCTTTGAAAATTAAGTCaaccttttctttttttttttcatttttaaattatctttcttcttttagTTTGAATTGttttgaaattttaatgCTGAATTAAGgccttttattatttttttttttttttggttcaACCGATTTGAAGCTTTTCCTCCTTTCCTATTCCACTCAGCATCATTTCCACTTTTCCAGCATTCCTTCCTTATGGGAAACCTTTTTGCCCGTTCATCTGCGCACATCCTTATCCGTCCTTCCGAGGAGCTTTAAGTGGAGCTGATTAATTTCgtcaaaaattatttgcgtgaacaacaaaataattttcaatttatttaaatcgCTTTTGTCTAAAGATTTGAAGTAGTTTCTTCGGTTGTAGCGAATGTATAAAGCAAAGTAAGCCACTACTAATAGCATGTTGACAGCTATGAAGAGggaatttttgttataagatgctaagaaaagaaagtatttagaaaaaatactAAAGAATAGTTCAGgtttaatgaaattaaagTATACTAATAAATCATATCTGAGTAAAGATATGATAAAGCCAAAAAATATAGccatatatttgaaaaaataaaattttatattttgtattcgTAAggatctattttttttaattatttcattattatctgatattttctttaagcaactattttgaatattctGTAGGTCTCTcttaagcatatatatactttggTTAGTCTTTAAATCTATGCTTTCGTCGATTTTGAACAACAATTCATGAATCATGTTTAACTCTTTCACGTCTTCATTTCTCATTCGCATGTAGTTGAAGTTTCGGTTATTTGAGTGCGTATAAGGATAATTGCTCGGTTCATATTGGGGATGGACTTGTGGATGATCCCGATGGTGCACTCGTTGATGCAGTCTCGCTTCTTCACCTACGTGGTAGTATTTCCCTTTCGATGAGTAAGGGGAGCTTTCCCTTGGATCGTTTTCCACAAGGTAGTTAGAGGCCCTttcattatttgtattatatacacTATCTGTTATGTAAGAATTTCTGCTAATTTCATTAATACCCCGaaatttattgttatttatatacgaCACATGTTCAATACTATCATTGTAGCAGTCATCATTGTTATTCTTATTTCCCTTACTAAGGAGGATAAAATCTTCAGGTATGCTTCTCCTCTGTggataatttttctttttgttaaaacgattattatttataacatcATGTGTATTATAGTTTGTGGTATCATTTTGCATCATTCCAGTATATTCTGTATGTTCATACTGTATATTACAGCTAAACTTCTTTCTCCTATCGTGGTTACAATGAATATTACTTTCTTCGTATTTCCACTTCtctctttttaataaatcataAGGCATTTCTGGTAAATATATAGTTAAAAATTCGAGGATTTTATATGCATTACCATTACTACTTCCACTTGCACTTTCACCTCTGTTGCCATTACTATtgatattgttattactattgatATTGTTATTgatattgttattgttattgatGTTACTACTTCTCTTTCTGGTGCCAGTAGTGATGGCATCATCCGGGTTGATATATCTCATTTTGTGTGCGTTGTCCAacttttgcattttttctaCGTTAACAACCCTCCTACTGCCATTCGCAGTGATGTACCTATTTATTGTGGTATGGACTAAGCTATAAACTGTTGTTACGACTTCATAcattaatacaaataaaaagatgCTCATGTTCTTTAGACCGTCACTATagttaattttcttttcaaatatattctCTAGAcgattattttcctttacaTGTTTGCTtctatttaattcatttataataCCATCCCTTTCTTGGTAACTGTTACTTGTTCTTTCTACATATTCTAGTTGATGATTATTCCTTTTGTAAACTTTTGCAAATACAtcatttctttcattttttacatcACTCCTTACAAAATTTCCTTCATAATTCTGTCCATCGTTGTAATTGAAATGACCCCCATGATGAGTTGTATCCTCCTGTCTTCTCCAATGCTTAGCAGCTTTGTTACTATTTTGGTCCGTCTCTTCTGATCCCATTATCTTTTCTTTAAACGAGTTGTAGCTTGTGGTTAGGATCTTTTTAAGTATGCTTttctcttcctttttttcttcctcttttcCGGCATTTATTCTCACTGTGCTTTCTGCACGGATTGGTCCACTCATTACTCCGCAGTTTTCTTCAGTTTCGTCTTTTTCTTCGACCTCCGCTTGATCGTAACCCCCCATCCAACGGCCGGCGCTTCTTCTGCTGGTGTATCTACTAAATGGGGACTTCTCTTCTACCCCGTCCTCCCCTGTAATGTTGTTCAAATAGTATGAGCCAGAACTGGGAGCATTTATACCCTTTCTTTTTATAGATCCTTTTTCAGTGGTATTTTTTTGGCTTGTTATCATTTTAGCTAGCATGTTAGGAAAGAGGAGCACATTTTGAAAGGATCTGATTGatctattaaataatatatttattttttccattttgtttttgttaaaaaagcTTTTTCCATGTCTTTGTATAGTTTCATCCTCGTAGTCATTAAATTCCTCATCCTCCTTTCTTTTATTTGAAGTATCATTTAAGGActgatatttaaaaatgttcagATTTCTAAGAAAGTATTGAGTCAGGTAAAATACAACTCTGtatagatttatttttttaattatatctaTTCTAGTTAAACATATGGtaactttatttatttgattatctagtaaataattaattattcttaagagtctattatttattgaaaatttattcgagtcaacaaaaatgaatattaggTCAACATATTTTGATAAgttcataataatttcatcATATTCTACATTGCTCATATCATCAATTCCACTTCCATCATCAATACCGCTAGTATCAATAAAAGACACTGAGTTTACtctgttcatatatttagtcaaattattttgatagtataattttccatatatatattttttaatatcatgCCCTTTTTTTCGTAGTTGTTGAAAGGGCTTgaacaaataataacaatgttCTCCTGAAAACATGATTTTTTTCCCCCCTCCTCCACAAGAATCATTCTCATTATAACAGTGGTCATCCACATTATGGTGGGTGGGGCCATTCATATCATGGTCTATGTAACGATCACCGCGAGTGTTACCGCAAGTGTTTTCATAAGTGCCTCCATACTTGCCGCCATACGTGCTATCATAATTAGCATGAGCTTTTCCATAATATTGCGCTTTCCCCGTATAATGGCCGTAACCCTCATCTGTTAACCTGTTCACGACCCCAAACTGATAATTCTGATTTTgcaatttattaaattgaaACTTGAAATTGCTCTTAATGTCTACATAGGTAATTTGATTTTTCTTGGCAAGACTACTAGTGTTTTGCACGTAAGTCTCACTGAACCAGTTGATAAAGGAACTCTTACCACTTTGTGTATTTCCTAGTAATAGAATAGtagtttttttatgaaaaacggatatatctacatttaaatattcgcttattaaatttaagtttaaatcatttatacacaaattgttgttattattatttacactttttaaatttttatatcttgattctttgtaatatatttcatcaaTTCGATCCAGCACATCACGTATAAAATCTCCTTCTTCATACTCAATGTTATTTGTATTACTATCCCTGTTATTCCAATTTATACCTTGAtgactttttaaattttcctttaCATCTGCTTGTACATTTAGAGGCATGTTCTTATTTCTTTCTTCACTCTTGCAACTGAAGCAACATGAATTGGCGCTATCTTCTTCGACACAATCTTTTATACAATCTTTTATATAGTCCTTTGacaatttttcctttctaaCTCTATAATTcgataataatttattatatttttcaaacattatttcgtttttttcctctttatttttgcatttttcgttccgatttttattctttagtAATTGTTCTATGTTGTTTCGATATTTTTCACCCTCTTCATCATTATATGTTTCGTAGtaagaattattatatgagttaaaattaatttctcTTTGTTCATCATCATATTCTTCTTCGTCAAATTCATCGTCGTCAtcctcctcctcctcctcGTCCACTTCGTAATCTTCATCATCATCCTCAtcctcttcttcctcttcttcctcttcttcctcttcctcctcttcctcctcttcctcttcctcttcACTTTCATCTAATACTTCTTCTACCTCCTCCAAGTTACTCTTAACTTGATCTATTCCTCCAGATTGCCCCTTTTTACACTCACTAGTACTCACTACACCTTTATTGTCTTTTTTCTCTGCTAATA
This window contains:
- a CDS encoding hypothetical protein (conserved Plasmodium protein) codes for the protein MYSKDENDENNKINLNNYKNILHNKKKILGLLNKDPLEKKGNYILAEKKDNKGVVSTSECKKGQSGGIDQVKSNLEEVEEVLDESEEEEEEEEEEEEEEEEEEEEEDEDDDEDYEVDEEEEEDDDDEFDEEEYDDEQREINFNSYNNSYYETYNDEEGEKYRNNIEQLLKNKNRNEKCKNKEEKNEIMFEKYNKLLSNYRVRKEKLSKDYIKDCIKDCVEEDSANSCCFSCKSEERNKNMPLNVQADVKENLKSHQGINWNNRDSNTNNIEYEEGDFIRDVLDRIDEIYYKESRYKNLKSVNNNNNNLCINDLNLNLISEYLNVDISVFHKKTTILLLGNTQSGKSSFINWFSETYVQNTSSLAKKNQITYVDIKSNFKFQFNKLQNQNYQFGVVNRLTDEGYGHYTGKAQYYGKAHANYDSTYGGKYGGTYENTCGNTRGDRYIDHDMNGPTHHNVDDHCYNENDSCGGGGKKIMFSGEHCYYLFKPFQQLRKKGHDIKKYIYGKLYYQNNLTKYMNRVNSVSFIDTSGIDDGSGIDDMSNVEYDEIIMNLSKYVDLIFIFVDSNKFSINNRLLRIINYLLDNQINKVTICLTRIDIIKKINLYRVVFYLTQYFLRNLNIFKYQSLNDTSNKRKEDEEFNDYEDETIQRHGKSFFNKNKMEKINILFNRSIRSFQNVLLFPNMLAKMITSQKNTTEKGSIKRKGINAPSSGSYYLNNITGEDGVEEKSPFSRYTSRRSAGRWMGGYDQAEVEEKDETEENCGVMSGPIRAESTVRINAGKEEEKKEEKSILKKILTTSYNSFKEKIMGSEETDQNSNKAAKHWRRQEDTTHHGGHFNYNDGQNYEGNFVRSDVKNERNDVFAKVYKRNNHQLEYVERTSNSYQERDGIINELNRSKHVKENNRLENIFEKKINYSDGLKNMSIFLFVLMYEVVTTVYSLVHTTINRYITANGSRRVVNVEKMQKLDNAHKMRYINPDDAITTGTRKRSSNINNNNNINNNINSNNNINSNGNRGESASGSSNGNAYKILEFLTIYLPEMPYDLLKREKWKYEESNIHCNHDRRKKFSCNIQYEHTEYTGMMQNDTTNYNTHDVINNNRFNKKKNYPQRRSIPEDFILLSKGNKNNNDDCYNDSIEHVSYINNNKFRGINEISRNSYITDSVYNTNNERASNYLVENDPRESSPYSSKGKYYHVGEEARLHQRVHHRDHPQVHPQYEPSNYPYTHSNNRNFNYMRMRNEDVKELNMIHELLFKIDESIDLKTNQSIYMLKRDLQNIQNSCLKKISDNNEIIKKNRSLRIQNIKFYFFKYMAIFFGFIISLLRYDLLVYFNFIKPELFFSIFSKYFLFLASYNKNSLFIAVNMLLVVAYFALYIRYNRRNYFKSLDKSDLNKLKIILLFTQIIFDEINQLHLKLLGRTDKDVRR